One stretch of Rhodoferax lithotrophicus DNA includes these proteins:
- the glgC gene encoding glucose-1-phosphate adenylyltransferase, with the protein MEQAEKRTLETHQLVRHTVALVLAGGRGSRLKQLTDTRAKPAVYFGGKFRIIDFALSNCLNSGIRRMAVVTQYKSHSLMRHMQRGWSFLRAELNEMVDLLPAQQRVGDEHWYRGTADAIYQNLDIIRSSKPEYIVILAGDHVYKMDYSIMLKDHVALGAGCTVGCIEVPRAEASAFGVMAINATRQITAFVEKPADPPPMPGNDAVSLASMGIYIFNADYLYQLLEDDLANPESEHDFGKNVIPRAVSEGRALAHPFGLSCVSRVKGIEPYWRDVGTIDAFWSANLDLASTVPELDIYDTDWPIWTYQRQLPPAKFVPDKDGSNGIYVNTVVSGGCIVSGSYVAHSVLFSEVRVHSDCRVEEAVVLPNVTIHRHCRLRKVVIDRGCVIPEGMVVGEDPVLDAQRFERSEGGVVLITRAMLAKLK; encoded by the coding sequence ATGGAGCAAGCAGAAAAACGAACCCTTGAAACCCATCAGTTGGTGCGCCATACCGTGGCCTTGGTGTTGGCCGGAGGGCGCGGATCACGACTCAAGCAATTGACCGATACCCGTGCCAAACCTGCGGTGTACTTTGGCGGCAAGTTCCGCATCATTGACTTTGCCCTGTCCAACTGCCTGAATTCAGGCATTCGGCGCATGGCGGTGGTGACCCAGTACAAGTCGCATTCGCTGATGCGTCATATGCAGCGCGGCTGGAGTTTCTTGCGTGCCGAACTCAATGAAATGGTGGACTTGTTGCCCGCTCAACAGCGTGTGGGTGATGAGCATTGGTACCGTGGCACGGCCGATGCCATTTACCAAAACCTGGACATCATCCGCTCCAGCAAGCCCGAATACATCGTGATTCTGGCGGGTGACCATGTGTACAAGATGGACTACTCCATCATGCTCAAAGACCATGTGGCTTTGGGCGCGGGCTGTACCGTGGGTTGTATTGAGGTGCCGCGTGCCGAGGCCAGCGCATTTGGTGTGATGGCCATTAATGCGACGCGCCAGATCACCGCCTTTGTTGAAAAACCGGCTGATCCACCGCCCATGCCTGGCAATGATGCCGTGTCCTTGGCCAGCATGGGGATTTACATCTTTAATGCCGACTACCTGTACCAGTTGCTCGAAGACGACTTGGCCAACCCCGAGTCGGAGCATGACTTTGGCAAAAATGTGATTCCCCGTGCGGTATCTGAAGGCCGGGCGCTGGCGCATCCATTTGGTCTGTCCTGTGTGTCGCGCGTCAAAGGCATCGAGCCCTATTGGCGTGATGTCGGCACCATTGATGCCTTCTGGTCCGCCAATCTTGACCTGGCCTCCACCGTGCCGGAGCTGGATATTTACGATACCGACTGGCCTATCTGGACCTATCAGCGTCAGCTGCCACCTGCCAAATTTGTACCGGACAAAGATGGCAGCAACGGCATTTATGTCAATACCGTGGTCTCGGGTGGTTGTATTGTGTCGGGCTCCTATGTGGCCCATTCCGTGCTTTTTTCCGAGGTACGGGTGCACTCGGACTGTCGTGTTGAAGAGGCCGTGGTGCTGCCAAATGTGACGATCCACCGCCATTGCCGACTGCGCAAGGTGGTGATTGACCGCGGTTGCGTGATCCCGGAGGGCATGGTGGTAGGAGAAGACCCGGTGCTGGATGCCCAGCGTTTTGAACGCAGTGAAGGTGGGGTGGTGTTGATCACCCGTGCCATGTTGGCCAAACTGAAATAA
- a CDS encoding alpha-D-glucose phosphate-specific phosphoglucomutase — MAIQTTPTQAFTDQRPGTSGLRKKVGVFMQPHYLENFVQALLDVLNTSDAVGHALQGQTLVLGGDGRFFNRASVQTILKLAAANGVARVLLGCGGILSTPAVSAVIRCRQAFGGIVLSASHNPGGPEGDFGIKYNASNGGPANETLTEAVFARTQVLTELRMSDVPDIDIDTLGTRQVEQMQVDVIDPVADYAAVMRGLFDFELLRGMFQKGFTVRVDAMNAVGGPYAKAILEGELGAPAGTVVNAVPLEDFGGLHPDPNPVNAEDLIAHMSAADAPDFGAAMDGDADRNMVVGRNFVVSPSDSLALMTAHAKLIPGYQDGLLGVARSMPTSAAVDRVAKALGLPCFETPTGWKFFGNLLDAGRATLCGEESYGTGSSHVREKDGLWAILFWLSLQGATGKSVQTLVQEHWRTYGRNYYTRHDYEGIAVDVANRLMADLRSSLPGLVGQSLGSRQISLADDFAYTDPVDGSVSRNQGVRLLFDDGARVIFRLSGTGTEGATLRVYLERFEADPACQDVPVQAALAELAAVAEQVAGISVRTGMTGPSVAT, encoded by the coding sequence ATGGCTATTCAAACCACTCCCACACAGGCATTCACTGACCAGCGTCCCGGCACTTCCGGTTTACGCAAAAAAGTGGGGGTGTTTATGCAGCCCCATTACCTCGAAAACTTTGTCCAGGCACTGTTGGATGTGCTCAACACATCCGATGCTGTTGGTCATGCTTTGCAGGGGCAAACCCTGGTGCTGGGGGGGGACGGCCGGTTTTTTAACCGGGCTTCCGTACAAACCATCTTGAAGCTGGCTGCCGCCAATGGTGTTGCGCGGGTGTTGTTGGGTTGTGGTGGTATTTTGTCGACCCCCGCAGTCAGTGCCGTCATTCGCTGTCGTCAGGCATTTGGGGGCATCGTGCTTTCTGCCAGCCATAACCCGGGTGGCCCCGAGGGAGACTTCGGCATCAAATACAACGCCAGCAACGGTGGTCCAGCCAATGAAACCCTGACCGAGGCCGTTTTTGCCCGCACCCAAGTGCTGACCGAACTGCGCATGAGTGATGTCCCCGACATTGACATCGATACCCTCGGCACCCGGCAAGTAGAGCAGATGCAGGTGGATGTGATTGACCCGGTGGCAGACTATGCCGCCGTGATGCGTGGCCTGTTTGACTTTGAGTTGCTGCGTGGCATGTTCCAAAAAGGCTTCACCGTGCGTGTGGATGCCATGAACGCCGTGGGTGGACCCTATGCCAAGGCCATTCTGGAAGGTGAATTGGGTGCGCCAGCAGGCACGGTGGTGAATGCCGTGCCGCTGGAGGATTTTGGTGGTCTGCACCCCGATCCGAACCCGGTGAATGCCGAAGACCTGATTGCCCATATGAGCGCCGCAGATGCGCCCGACTTTGGCGCGGCCATGGACGGTGATGCGGATCGCAACATGGTGGTGGGCCGCAACTTTGTGGTCTCCCCCTCCGACAGTCTGGCGCTGATGACGGCGCATGCCAAGCTGATTCCGGGCTACCAAGACGGTTTGCTGGGCGTGGCTCGCTCCATGCCCACTTCTGCGGCGGTCGACCGGGTGGCCAAGGCCCTGGGTCTACCGTGTTTCGAGACCCCCACCGGCTGGAAGTTTTTTGGCAACCTGCTCGATGCCGGACGCGCCACCCTGTGTGGTGAAGAAAGCTACGGCACCGGCTCCAGCCATGTGCGTGAAAAAGACGGCCTGTGGGCGATTCTGTTCTGGCTCAGCCTGCAAGGGGCTACCGGCAAATCGGTACAGACCCTGGTGCAGGAGCACTGGCGCACCTATGGCCGCAATTACTACACCCGGCATGATTACGAAGGTATTGCGGTCGATGTGGCCAATCGCCTGATGGCTGATCTGCGCTCATCCTTGCCCGGTTTGGTCGGCCAGAGTCTGGGCTCGCGCCAGATCAGCCTGGCCGATGACTTTGCCTACACCGATCCGGTGGATGGCTCGGTTTCCAGAAATCAGGGCGTGCGACTGTTGTTTGACGACGGTGCGCGGGTGATTTTCAGGTTGTCGGGCACGGGTACGGAGGGGGCCACCTTGCGCGTTTATCTGGAACGCTTTGAGGCCGACCCTGCTTGCCAGGATGTGCCGGTACAAGCTGCTTTGGCGGAGCTGGCCGCTGTGGCCGAGCAGGTGGCCGGGATCAGCGTGCGAACAGGTATGACCGGACCCAGCGTAGCCACCTGA
- a CDS encoding peptide chain release factor 3: MTYAFETRRRRTFAIISHPDAGKTTLTEKLLLFSGAIQIAGAVKGRKASRHATSDWMEIEKQRGISVASSVMQMAYRDHVVNLLDTPGHKDFSEDTYRVLTAVDSALMVIDAANGVESQTRRLIEVCRQRDTPIITFVNKMDREVRDPLDILDEVERELGMPCVPMTWPVGQGKTFGGIINLRTQAMTVFESGSERRPQDFETVPLAHPEALAARFGHDWATALESMELATGASPAFDREAFLAGKQTPVFFGSGVNNFGVMEVLDALVDLAPSPGPRTSSFVVNKQPVIKQVQPEDDAFSGVVFKVQANMDANHRDRIAFVRIASGKYTPGMKLKVMRTAKELRPTSVVTFMSQRREAVEEAYAGDIVGFTTHGGVQLGDTITDGSVNLLFTGLPFFAPEMFSTVILRNPLRTKQLQQGLAQLGEEGAIQVFRPEMGGNMLLGAVGQLQFEVVQHRLKGEYDADIRLESSQYTGARWITADTPQELKDFINAYPQRMARDAADALAYLCTSPYDVRLAQERFPKIHFHPLREHAGLALQSAG, encoded by the coding sequence GTGACCTACGCCTTTGAAACCCGCCGCCGACGCACCTTTGCCATCATTTCCCACCCGGATGCCGGTAAAACCACGCTGACTGAAAAACTGCTGCTGTTCTCGGGCGCGATCCAGATCGCCGGGGCGGTCAAGGGCCGCAAGGCTAGCCGCCATGCCACCAGCGACTGGATGGAGATTGAAAAACAGCGCGGCATCTCGGTGGCCAGCTCGGTGATGCAAATGGCCTACCGCGACCATGTGGTCAACCTGCTTGACACCCCCGGCCACAAGGACTTCTCCGAAGACACCTACCGCGTGCTGACCGCGGTGGACTCTGCGCTGATGGTGATTGACGCGGCCAACGGGGTCGAGTCGCAAACCCGCCGCCTGATCGAAGTCTGCCGCCAGCGCGACACGCCCATCATCACCTTCGTCAACAAGATGGACCGCGAGGTGCGTGACCCGCTGGACATTCTGGACGAGGTCGAGCGTGAACTGGGCATGCCCTGCGTGCCGATGACCTGGCCGGTCGGCCAGGGCAAAACCTTCGGCGGCATCATCAACCTGCGCACCCAGGCCATGACGGTGTTTGAGTCGGGCAGTGAGCGCCGCCCGCAAGATTTTGAGACCGTGCCACTGGCTCACCCCGAGGCCCTGGCGGCCCGCTTTGGCCACGACTGGGCCACCGCGCTGGAGAGCATGGAGCTGGCCACCGGTGCCTCTCCCGCGTTTGACCGTGAGGCCTTCCTGGCCGGCAAACAAACCCCGGTGTTCTTCGGCTCGGGCGTGAACAACTTTGGGGTGATGGAGGTGCTGGATGCGCTGGTCGATCTGGCCCCCTCCCCCGGCCCACGCACCAGCAGCTTTGTGGTCAACAAACAGCCGGTCATCAAGCAAGTGCAGCCCGAAGACGATGCCTTTTCTGGCGTGGTGTTCAAGGTACAGGCCAACATGGATGCCAACCACCGCGACCGCATTGCCTTTGTGCGCATCGCCTCAGGCAAGTACACCCCTGGCATGAAGCTCAAGGTGATGCGCACCGCCAAAGAGCTGCGCCCGACCAGCGTGGTGACCTTCATGAGCCAGCGCCGCGAGGCGGTGGAAGAGGCCTACGCCGGTGACATCGTCGGCTTTACCACCCACGGCGGCGTGCAGTTGGGCGACACCATCACCGACGGTTCGGTCAACCTGCTGTTCACCGGCCTGCCCTTCTTTGCGCCGGAAATGTTCAGCACCGTGATTCTGCGCAACCCGCTGCGCACCAAACAGCTCCAGCAAGGTCTGGCGCAGTTGGGTGAAGAGGGCGCAATTCAGGTGTTTCGCCCCGAGATGGGCGGCAACATGCTGCTCGGCGCGGTGGGACAGTTGCAGTTTGAGGTGGTGCAGCACCGCCTCAAAGGTGAATACGATGCCGACATTCGCCTGGAAAGCAGCCAGTACACCGGCGCACGCTGGATCACTGCGGATACCCCACAAGAGCTGAAAGACTTCATCAACGCCTACCCGCAGCGCATGGCGCGCGATGCCGCCGATGCCCTGGCCTACCTGTGCACCAGCCCATATGACGTGCGGCTGGCGCAGGAACGCTTTCCCAAGATTCACTTTCACCCACTGCGTGAGCATGCGGGGTTGGCGCTGCAATCGGCGGGCTGA
- a CDS encoding HAD family hydrolase codes for MQPLADWSQEDRCQITGIFTDIDDTLTTAGVITPDALQALSDLKAAGLQVIPVTGRPVGWCARFALGDPALGIAPWPVDAMLAENGALAFAPENLNENGLQPLSNKRKQLSKIYQQSEATRASNRTRMQEVAQRVRREMPQVHLSRDEGGRETDLAFDHHEHQHLSPQEVQQVLAILHDEGMFTTVSSIHLHGCFGDFNKWQGACWLVQHLWGRNLAQELERWVFVGDSGNDQAMFQHFRHSVGVANIRHCASSLTHLPRYVTPAERGAGFAQVAQAILQAQAR; via the coding sequence ATGCAGCCGCTGGCCGACTGGTCACAGGAAGATCGCTGCCAGATCACAGGCATCTTCACCGACATCGACGACACGCTGACCACCGCCGGGGTCATCACGCCCGATGCCTTGCAGGCGCTGAGCGATTTGAAAGCGGCCGGGCTGCAGGTGATTCCGGTGACCGGGCGACCAGTGGGCTGGTGTGCGCGCTTTGCCCTTGGCGACCCGGCGCTGGGCATCGCGCCATGGCCGGTGGATGCCATGCTGGCAGAAAACGGGGCTTTGGCTTTTGCCCCTGAAAATTTAAATGAAAATGGCCTGCAGCCCTTATCCAACAAGCGCAAGCAGCTCTCAAAAATATACCAACAATCCGAAGCCACACGGGCCAGCAACAGAACCCGGATGCAGGAGGTGGCGCAACGGGTGCGACGTGAGATGCCCCAGGTGCACCTATCCCGCGACGAAGGTGGCCGCGAAACCGATCTGGCGTTTGACCACCACGAACACCAGCACTTGTCCCCCCAAGAGGTGCAACAGGTGCTGGCCATTCTGCATGACGAGGGCATGTTCACCACCGTCAGCAGCATCCACCTCCACGGCTGTTTTGGTGACTTCAACAAATGGCAAGGGGCCTGCTGGCTGGTGCAGCATCTGTGGGGGCGCAACCTGGCGCAGGAGCTGGAGCGCTGGGTGTTTGTCGGCGACTCGGGCAACGACCAGGCCATGTTCCAGCACTTCAGGCACAGCGTGGGGGTGGCCAACATCCGCCACTGCGCGTCCAGCTTGACGCACTTGCCGCGCTATGTGACACCCGCCGAGCGCGGGGCTGGTTTTGCGCAAGTGGCGCAGGCGATTTTGCAGGCGCAAGCCCGATGA
- a CDS encoding MFS transporter, whose product MNHSATGSKIGLLSVFGSTLFQLSGIFMLSPLMLLMLKKAEVSTTVAGLFAATTWLGVLIVTPFASKVTQRLGRRQTMWLASGMPLVAALGFFTTNTLWLWFALELLAGIAGGLRWVLAEAFIAEFAPPRQLGRTIGIYATMVGMTFVIGPTLLAWAGADSSMALWLVIALLCAGLGWTALIPVLPPDHDQHTTRIGLLGLWHAVRAHPVIMLAGFVGGFFELGLASILPLYGLTLGMDDSAAALLVSVSGLGGTLLAIPSGMLADRFASPAQGRRLMMRVFTGLILLVTLTSPFAVSHPTLVWPMVCVWGAAGGALYTLSMTDIGASNKGLALINSTAVLVLTYTLGGLVASGVSGALIEHSLSIGFPALLLGVAAIGLTALLYNKPHTQA is encoded by the coding sequence ATGAATCACTCTGCCACGGGCTCCAAAATCGGGCTGCTGAGCGTGTTTGGTTCCACGCTATTCCAGCTCTCGGGCATCTTCATGCTGTCGCCGCTGATGCTTTTGATGCTGAAAAAAGCCGAAGTCTCCACCACTGTGGCCGGGCTGTTTGCCGCCACCACCTGGCTGGGCGTGTTGATCGTGACCCCGTTTGCCTCCAAGGTGACGCAGCGCCTGGGTCGCCGCCAAACCATGTGGCTGGCTTCAGGCATGCCGCTGGTGGCCGCCTTGGGGTTTTTCACCACCAACACGCTGTGGCTGTGGTTTGCACTGGAGCTGCTGGCGGGTATCGCTGGCGGCTTGCGCTGGGTGCTGGCCGAGGCGTTTATTGCCGAATTTGCCCCGCCCCGCCAGTTGGGCCGCACCATCGGCATCTACGCCACCATGGTCGGCATGACCTTTGTGATTGGCCCCACGCTACTGGCCTGGGCCGGCGCTGACAGCAGCATGGCGCTGTGGCTGGTGATAGCGTTGCTGTGCGCAGGCTTGGGTTGGACAGCGCTGATCCCGGTGCTGCCGCCGGATCATGACCAGCATACCACCCGCATCGGGCTGCTGGGCTTGTGGCATGCGGTGCGGGCGCACCCGGTGATCATGCTGGCGGGTTTTGTAGGTGGTTTTTTTGAGCTGGGTCTGGCCTCCATCCTGCCGCTGTATGGGTTGACTTTGGGCATGGATGACAGCGCCGCCGCGCTGCTGGTGTCGGTGAGTGGCTTGGGCGGCACGCTGCTGGCCATTCCCTCGGGCATGCTGGCCGACCGTTTTGCATCACCCGCGCAGGGCCGCCGGCTGATGATGCGGGTGTTCACCGGGCTGATTCTGCTGGTGACCCTGACCAGCCCGTTTGCCGTGAGCCACCCCACGCTGGTGTGGCCCATGGTGTGTGTCTGGGGGGCTGCCGGGGGCGCTCTCTACACCTTGTCCATGACCGACATCGGGGCCAGCAACAAAGGCTTGGCGCTGATCAACAGCACCGCCGTGCTGGTGTTGACCTACACCTTGGGCGGTTTGGTTGCATCAGGGGTCTCTGGCGCGCTGATCGAGCACTCGCTGTCCATAGGTTTTCCGGCACTGTTACTGGGAGTCGCCGCTATCGGCCTGACCGCGCTTCTGTACAACAAGCCACACACGCAGGCATGA
- a CDS encoding DUF2721 domain-containing protein, producing the protein MFFATDLDTVTHGIQLAVAPVFLLTAVAGMIGTVAGRLARIIDRARVLESRVNASPENAPMTDEMEELRQLHNRGKLVNVCIAILTFCAILIGLTIMALFLGETTEIQMFRIATVLFLSGVTCFLLALLCFLAETLMATRVLRFERRQTRKPEAIHTASQVETQ; encoded by the coding sequence ATGTTTTTCGCAACTGATCTGGACACCGTCACCCATGGCATCCAGCTGGCCGTAGCCCCGGTGTTTTTACTGACAGCCGTGGCCGGCATGATCGGTACGGTGGCTGGTCGGCTGGCACGCATCATTGACCGCGCCCGCGTGCTCGAATCCCGTGTGAATGCCAGCCCGGAGAATGCGCCCATGACCGATGAGATGGAAGAGCTGCGACAACTGCACAACCGCGGCAAACTGGTGAATGTCTGTATTGCCATACTGACGTTTTGTGCCATTTTGATTGGACTGACCATCATGGCGCTGTTTCTGGGTGAGACCACCGAAATCCAGATGTTTCGCATCGCCACCGTGCTGTTTCTGTCAGGGGTAACTTGCTTTCTGCTGGCACTGTTGTGCTTTCTGGCGGAGACGCTGATGGCGACACGGGTGTTGAGATTTGAACGTCGCCAGACAAGGAAACCAGAGGCCATACACACGGCCTCACAAGTGGAAACCCAATAA
- the nhaD gene encoding sodium:proton antiporter NhaD, whose product MLTILVVIFVLAYAAIALEHPLKVNKTASALLGAGLLWTVYAVSMGDPHLVSEQLGESLMGTAQIVFFLMGAMTIVEVVDAHNGFEVITSRIKTTKLSSLMWMVGIVTFFLSSILDNLTTAIVMVSLMKKLLGQREDRLFFAGIIVIAANAGGAWTPIGDVTTTMLWIGGQITATEIMKGLLIPSLISLLVPLAVVSRILGDRPVVPQKQRENEEVFETSAFETNLTFFLGLGILVAVPVFKAVTHLPPFMGILFGLGILWAIADLVHRQEDDLRKQRLTLARALTRIDMSAVVFFIGILLAVAVLEHTHILASIAQWLDQTVGRQDVIVLLIGLVSAVVDNVPLVAASMGMYSLTQYPADSFLWEFMAYCAGTGGSILIIGSAAGVAAMGLEKIDFIWYVKKISWLALIGYFAGALFYVAEYQLTH is encoded by the coding sequence ATGTTGACCATTCTGGTTGTGATTTTTGTGCTGGCCTATGCCGCTATTGCCCTGGAGCACCCACTCAAGGTTAATAAGACGGCCTCGGCCTTGTTGGGTGCAGGCCTTCTCTGGACGGTGTACGCAGTGTCCATGGGTGATCCACATCTGGTGAGTGAACAACTTGGCGAGTCGTTGATGGGGACCGCGCAAATAGTGTTTTTCCTGATGGGGGCCATGACCATCGTCGAGGTGGTTGATGCGCACAACGGCTTTGAAGTCATTACCTCACGCATCAAGACCACCAAGCTGTCTTCGCTGATGTGGATGGTGGGTATCGTGACCTTCTTCCTGAGTTCCATTCTGGACAATCTGACCACCGCCATCGTGATGGTGTCACTGATGAAAAAGCTGCTCGGCCAGCGTGAAGACCGCTTGTTTTTTGCCGGCATCATTGTGATTGCAGCCAATGCGGGCGGGGCCTGGACGCCGATTGGCGACGTGACCACCACCATGTTGTGGATCGGCGGGCAGATCACCGCTACCGAGATCATGAAAGGGCTGCTGATCCCGTCGCTCATCAGTCTGCTGGTGCCCCTGGCGGTGGTGAGTCGCATACTGGGTGACCGCCCGGTGGTGCCGCAGAAACAAAGAGAAAACGAAGAGGTCTTTGAGACCAGTGCGTTCGAGACCAATCTGACCTTCTTTTTGGGTCTGGGTATTCTGGTGGCTGTACCCGTCTTCAAGGCGGTAACACATTTACCGCCCTTCATGGGCATTTTGTTCGGCTTGGGCATTTTGTGGGCCATTGCAGACCTGGTTCACCGGCAAGAAGATGACCTGAGAAAACAGCGCTTGACCCTGGCCCGTGCGTTGACACGGATTGACATGAGTGCCGTGGTTTTCTTTATTGGTATTTTGCTGGCTGTCGCGGTGTTGGAGCACACCCATATCTTGGCCTCCATCGCACAATGGTTGGATCAGACTGTAGGCCGTCAGGATGTGATTGTTTTGTTGATTGGCTTGGTCAGCGCCGTGGTGGATAACGTGCCGCTGGTGGCGGCCTCGATGGGTATGTACAGCCTGACGCAGTACCCGGCGGATAGTTTCCTTTGGGAGTTCATGGCGTATTGCGCGGGCACCGGGGGCTCGATTCTGATCATTGGCTCCGCCGCAGGCGTGGCGGCTATGGGCCTGGAGAAAATTGACTTTATCTGGTATGTCAAGAAAATCAGTTGGCTGGCGTTGATCGGCTATTTTGCTGGTGCGCTGTTTTATGTGGCAGAGTACCAGCTGACACACTAA
- a CDS encoding 3'-5' exonuclease encodes MRLDRRFILAIVVIGFASVAWLALTIGLVYSTLESSQREGVVSQLGPRLPLIGLTWLAGLFAIAATLRWLFRRYATAPARLVEQTQVLLAAPKAAPMNHQGTKETKALADVIFQLASQRDVLREDVAAQIAQASQSVQTEKNRLAALMAELTQSVVVCNLDGRIILYNSRARLQFKTLSVAPTLAGGAELVGIGRSIYAVFERQLVAHALESIQQRISRGAGSPSAQFVTTTQAGQLLKVQMAPVRNVDVSGTAAEISGFVLMLDNVTRAFEEEHVRDQLLHGLTEGSRSSLANIQAAVDMLSYPDLETDMRERFLTVVREEVHSMSERITSMTQKATQGLKARWPLEEMLGADVLLATQRRIEARSKRSVTLENLDASIWLRVDSFSLTQALDYLAMRLVDEFDIKFFRLRLAANGNRAQLDLIWTGQAMSTETVMSWEMDSMRFGAESTPLTVRDVVERHGGEMWFERERIRHEAFFRFLLPLASVQEQLEATQILQNDSRPEYYDFDLFQSTDQTSVLDDRLLSDLSFTVFDTETTGLNPSDGDEIIQIGAARIVNGKLLKQESFEQLVNPGRLIPAATIPIHGITQDMVQGKPPITDVLPAFYAFAQDTVLVAHNAAFDMKFLQLQEKNTGLVFNHPVLDTLLLSAVVHPNQESHRLEAIAERFNITVLGRHTALGDAFVTAEVWIRLLPLLQAMGITTLRQAREAAQKTYYARLKY; translated from the coding sequence ATGAGGCTGGATCGTCGCTTCATTCTGGCCATTGTGGTCATCGGCTTTGCCAGTGTGGCCTGGCTGGCTCTGACCATCGGATTGGTTTACTCCACGCTGGAATCCTCCCAGCGCGAGGGAGTTGTTTCGCAACTCGGTCCTCGCCTGCCTTTGATCGGGTTAACCTGGTTGGCCGGGTTGTTTGCCATTGCTGCAACGCTGCGCTGGCTGTTTCGCCGCTATGCCACGGCACCGGCCCGTTTGGTGGAGCAGACCCAGGTGTTGCTGGCCGCCCCCAAAGCGGCCCCTATGAACCACCAAGGTACCAAAGAGACAAAGGCTTTGGCCGATGTGATTTTTCAATTGGCATCCCAACGCGACGTGTTGCGTGAAGACGTGGCAGCACAAATCGCCCAGGCCAGTCAAAGTGTGCAGACGGAAAAAAACCGCTTGGCGGCATTGATGGCCGAACTGACACAAAGTGTGGTGGTATGTAATCTGGATGGCCGCATTATTTTGTACAACAGCCGTGCACGGCTGCAATTCAAAACACTTTCGGTGGCACCCACGTTGGCTGGTGGAGCAGAGCTGGTGGGCATCGGACGCTCCATTTATGCCGTGTTTGAGCGTCAACTGGTGGCGCACGCTCTGGAGAGTATTCAGCAGCGCATCAGTAGGGGGGCTGGTAGCCCCTCCGCACAATTTGTCACCACCACACAAGCTGGCCAATTGCTCAAGGTACAAATGGCCCCGGTGCGTAATGTGGATGTGAGTGGTACTGCGGCAGAGATCAGTGGTTTTGTGCTGATGCTGGATAACGTGACACGGGCTTTTGAAGAAGAGCATGTGCGCGACCAGTTGTTGCATGGATTGACCGAAGGCAGCCGTTCTTCCCTTGCCAATATTCAGGCAGCGGTAGACATGTTGTCTTACCCCGACCTGGAAACCGACATGCGTGAACGCTTTTTGACTGTGGTGCGTGAAGAAGTACACAGTATGAGCGAGCGAATCACCAGCATGACGCAAAAAGCCACGCAAGGCCTCAAAGCCCGCTGGCCACTGGAGGAAATGTTAGGTGCCGATGTGTTGCTGGCAACTCAGCGCCGTATTGAAGCGCGTAGCAAGCGCTCGGTGACGTTGGAAAACCTGGATGCTTCCATCTGGCTCAGGGTCGACAGTTTCAGCCTGACGCAAGCGCTGGATTATTTGGCGATGCGGTTGGTGGATGAGTTTGACATCAAATTCTTTCGCTTGCGCCTGGCGGCCAATGGCAACCGTGCCCAGCTTGACCTGATCTGGACGGGCCAGGCCATGAGCACCGAAACCGTGATGAGCTGGGAAATGGACAGCATGCGCTTTGGCGCAGAGAGCACACCACTGACCGTGCGTGACGTGGTGGAGCGCCACGGCGGCGAGATGTGGTTTGAACGTGAACGTATCCGTCACGAAGCGTTCTTCAGGTTTTTGTTGCCTTTGGCCAGTGTGCAAGAGCAACTGGAAGCCACGCAGATTCTGCAAAACGACAGCCGTCCAGAGTATTACGACTTTGACCTGTTTCAAAGCACCGACCAGACCAGTGTGCTGGATGACCGTTTGCTCAGCGACTTGTCCTTCACCGTGTTTGACACCGAGACCACCGGGCTCAATCCGTCCGATGGTGACGAGATTATCCAGATCGGTGCAGCGCGTATTGTGAACGGCAAACTGCTCAAGCAAGAAAGCTTTGAGCAACTGGTCAACCCCGGGCGCTTGATCCCTGCGGCCACCATTCCGATCCATGGCATCACCCAGGACATGGTGCAAGGCAAGCCCCCCATCACCGATGTGTTACCTGCCTTTTATGCGTTTGCGCAAGACACCGTGCTGGTGGCGCACAACGCGGCGTTTGACATGAAATTTTTGCAATTACAGGAGAAAAACACCGGCCTGGTTTTCAATCACCCGGTGCTGGACACCTTGCTGCTCTCGGCCGTGGTGCACCCCAACCAGGAGTCACACCGGCTGGAAGCCATTGCCGAGCGTTTCAACATCACCGTGCTGGGCCGTCACACGGCTTTGGGGGATGCTTTTGTGACTGCAGAGGTGTGGATACGTTTGTTGCCTTTGCTTCAAGCCATGGGCATCACGACTTTGCGTCAGGCGCGTGAGGCCGCACAAAAAACCTACTATGCAAGGTTAAAGTACTGA